One Papaver somniferum cultivar HN1 chromosome 10, ASM357369v1, whole genome shotgun sequence genomic window carries:
- the LOC113318404 gene encoding uncharacterized protein LOC113318404 isoform X1, whose product MGSTTTLQLKACTPKVQEGGIALDLVRLSGFHTEQVVLQNSMDDNKEEPVTDLGLSIGPDNQSTHVGSNNNCSAGANAGSSADMIFGTSTPLSELVWSPQKGVSLKSADCSLPEKNFSFLCGVASNTLVHSPTQSITAKEAKEYTNVDEEILASWQMEPHLRCKLSEANLVRSPRSTTAGSSGGLEEMTSKMKFTFSNTDAEGVHSGKEEVDMFHQTERAPMPDPGTDMRGSSTSKSDQIKFYLARVEPADRNLNLGAKSTPTEINKAIRSGNSHASDMQGSFSPDVAILKQSKVTDTQNPLVISHASEEERLELSQGIQKDEKCKTNKVQLISPWQNQESTAENDLQLLKDESACDKGGIIASKHAAEEGKDSPCQNGIVLASSTEFPAVNVSPSSSKNPLSQRKHKENVLCDGISENILKDEDDSHESVESCNSTGMFSAGKRKWNFEKQMIVESKKVKQTHHESPHFGPLQRQDSSFMNWISNMIKGLSKSNSEDTPSLALTMKTHNCNQNSETSAGFQTIFKALYCPSSRVQDDRILTLDSQLGEGSRELDNSSSPSTGEDNGKCKQIVLSNDKFDQRISADGEGPSTLPNNPSENISSDQEKWGDGSAKNRNFCSMASNLKKNGVISVSSSPRSDPGSPSEGKENSKLGSVNHSNKAFNDVINRSDSLGNLWITRFSPKVSGLMMGSPKKRQQNLNSPSEGPNNHNKIISNAQNSVVSRKEKNVSESSSKPSMEDTADGRSTKTQNFVINTYGSFGFKRIKSGDLDKSKCKLKNIAKHSQRFKNSEALVSTLTWRLDALRNIILSGAGGSTSHATTICFFCGIKGHKLHDCTRITGSEIEEIYKKAHPFDGKEVSACLCIRCFQLDHWAISCPCSFSRKEYQSGGRKNSSENVDFHCQIAVTTSDGNKTRVDAEAKVGKNVNSITSGTMILDERILVEKDHEVSRKKTSKDFVMKGKQTASGSTDNVSKENQNAAFCNFVHRHIPAVPRGTFEAVKRLRLTRTDVLKWMKSPMPFACIDGFFLRLRLRKWDEGLGGTGYFVARINGKPGEGSLGSHKLSLSVDIAGFKCFIENRFVSNHDYTEDELMAWWCATLRGGGKMPPEEDLKMKFEEKKKFEF is encoded by the exons ATGGGCTCAACTACGACTCTGCAAT TAAAAGCATGTACTCCCAAAGTCCAGGAGGGGGGGATTGCCTTAGACTTGGTCCGACTCTCAGGATTCCACACTGAGCAAGTTGTCCTACAGAATAGCATGGATGATAACAAAGAGGAACCAGTGACAGATTTGGGACTTTCAATAGGTCCCGACAATCAAAGCACACACGTAGGATCAAATAACAATTGCAGTGCAGGTGCAAATGCAGGTTCTAGTGCAGATATGATCTTTGGGACTTCTACCCCGTTATCCGAACTAGTTTGGTCTCCACAGAAAGGGGTGAGTCTTAAATCTGCTGATTGTAGCTTACCCGAGAAAAACTTTTCCTTTTTGTGTGGTGTCGCATCAAATACTCTGGTACATTCACCAACTCAAAGTATCACGGCCAAGGAAGCTAAAGAATATACAAATGTAGATGAAGAAATCTTGGCTTCATGGCAAATGGAACCCCATTTGCGTTGTAAACTTTCTGAAGCAAACCTAGTCAGGTCTCCAAGAAGCACCACAG CAGGATCAAGTGGTGGCTTAGAAGAGATGACCAGTAAAATGAAATTTACATTTTCAAATACAGATGCAGAAGGTGTTCATTCAGGAAAAGAGGAAGTGGATATGTTTCATCAAACTGAAAGAGCTCCTATGCCAG ATCCTGGCACTGACATGAGGGGTTCCTCCACATCAAAATCAGATCAGATAAAGTTCTATTTGGCGCGAGTAGAACCAGCAGACAGGAATTTGAACTTAGGAGCTAAGTCTACTCCTACTGAAATCAACAAAGCTATTCGTAGTGGAAATAGTCATGCATCTGACATGCAAGGGTCATTCTCTCCCGACGTTGCTATTCTAAAACAATCCAAAGTTACTGATACTCAGAACCCACTTGTAATATCCCATGCAAGTGAGGAAGAGAGATTAGAATTATCTCAGGGTATTCAAAAAGATGAGAAATGTAAAACAAACAAAGTTCAACTTATCTCTCCTTGGCAGAATCAGGAATCAACCGCTGAAAATGATTTACAACTTCTCAAAGATGAAAGCGCTTGTGACAAGGGGGGTATCATAGCATCAAAACATGCTGCTGAAGAAGGTAAAGACTCTCCCTGCCAGAACGGTATAGTACTTGCTTCATCGACGGAGTTTCCAGCAGTCAATGTCTCCCCAAGTAGTAGCAAAAATCCGTTATCTCAGAGAAAACATAAAGAAAATGTTTTGTGTGACGGAATCAGTGAAAATATTCTAAAAGACGAGGATGATAGCCATGAGAGTGTTGAAAGTTGCAATAGCACCGGGATGTTTTCAGCTGGGAAGAGAAAATGGAACTTTGAAAAGCAAATGATTGTAGAGAGCAAGAAAGTGAAGCAGACACACCATGAAAGTCCTCATTTTGGACCTTTACAACGACAGGACAGCTCCTTCATGAATTGGATATCAAACATGATCAAAGGATTATCAAAATCTAATTCAGAAGATACGCCTTCATTAGCTCTAACTATGAAAACTCATAATTGTAATCAAAATAGTGAAACAAGTGCTGgttttcaaacaattttcaaggcATTGTATTGTCCTAGCTCAAGGGTTCAGGATGACAGAATATTAACTCTTGATAGTCAGCTAGGAGAAGGCTCAAGGGAACTTGACAACAGTAGCAGTCCTTCGACTGGGGAAGACAATGGCAAGTGTAAGCAAATCGTTTTATCAAATGACAAGTTCGATCAGAGAATATCTGCTGACGGGGAAGGTCCTTCGACTCTGCCAAATAATCCTTCTGAGAATATAAGTTCTGATCAGGAAAAATGGGGAGATGGAAGTGCCAAAAACAGAAATTTCTGTAGCATGGCATCTAATCTCAAGAAAAATGGAGTAATCTCGGTAAGTTCCTCTCCGCGTAGTGATCCTGGCTCTCCATCTGAAGGGAAAGAAAACAGTAAACTTGGCTCTGTTAATCATTCAAACAAGGCATTCAACGATGTGATCAATAGAAGTGATTCTCTTGGGAACTTATGGATAACAAGATTTTCTCCAAAAGTTTCTGGCCTCATGATGGGTTCGCCTAAGAAACGTCAACAGAATCTAAATTCACCTTCTGAGGGTCCGAACAACCACAACAAGATTATTTCCAATGCTCAAAATTCTGTAGTTTCACGGAAGGAGAAGAATGTTTCGGAGAGTAGTTCTAAGCCTTCTATGGAGGACACAGCTGATGGTAGAAGtacaaaaactcaaaattttgtGATAAATACTTATGGATCCTTTGGTTTTAAGAGAATTAAAAGTGGTGATCTGGATAAATCCAAATGTAAGCTAAAAAATATAGCCAAACATtctcaaagattcaaaaattcaGAGGCATTGGTTTCTACCTTGACTTGGAGACTGGATGCTTTAAGAAACATCATTCTGTCAGGAGCAGGTGGTAGTACAAGCCATGCAACCACAATTTGTTTCTTTTGTGGCATAAAAGGTCACAAGTTACATGACTGCACGAGAATAACTGGATCCGAGATTGAAGAGATTTACAAAAAAGCACATCCATTTGACGGGAAAGAAGTATCGGCTTGCTTGTGCATTCGCTGTTTTCAGCTAGATCATTGGGCCATTTCATGTCCATGCTCTTTCTCCAGAAAAGAATACCAATCTGGTGGCAGGAAAAATTCATCTGAAAATGTTGATTTTCATTGCCAGATTGCAGTTACAACTTCTGATGGGAATAAAACGAGGGTAGATGCTGAAGCCAAAGTGGGTAAAAATGTCAACTCAATAACGAGCGGAACAATGATACTTGATGAAAGGATCTTGGTTGAGAAGGATCatgaagtgtcaaggaagaaaaCTTCCAAAGATTTCGTAATGAAAGGGAAGCAGACTGCTTCGGGTTCTACAGATAATgtatcaaaagaaaatcaaaacgcAGCTTTTTGCAACTTTGTCCATCGACACATTCCTGCCGTGCCAAGAGGAACCTTTGAAGCTGTAAAAAGGCTTCGTTTAACTCGCACTGACGTGCTCAA ATGGATGAAATCACCAATGCCATTTGCTTGTATCGACGGTTTTTTTTTACGGCTGCGACTACGGAAGTGGGACGAAGGACTAGGGGGCACAGGTTATTTCGTAGCACGCATTAATG GAAAACCAGGAGAGGGATCACTGGGTAGTCACAAACTTTCCCTTTCAGTGGACATAGCTGGTTTCAAATGCTTTATTGAAAATCGTTTTGTCTCAAACCACGACTACACAGAG GATGAACTCATGGCATGGTGGTGTGCAACCTTACGAGGTGGCGGAAAGATGCCACCAGAAGAAGATCTGAAAATGAaatttgaagagaaaaagaagtTTGAATTTTAG
- the LOC113318404 gene encoding uncharacterized protein LOC113318404 isoform X3 has translation MDDNKEEPVTDLGLSIGPDNQSTHVGSNNNCSAGANAGSSADMIFGTSTPLSELVWSPQKGVSLKSADCSLPEKNFSFLCGVASNTLVHSPTQSITAKEAKEYTNVDEEILASWQMEPHLRCKLSEANLVRSPRSTTAGSSGGLEEMTSKMKFTFSNTDAEGVHSGKEEVDMFHQTERAPMPDPGTDMRGSSTSKSDQIKFYLARVEPADRNLNLGAKSTPTEINKAIRSGNSHASDMQGSFSPDVAILKQSKVTDTQNPLVISHASEEERLELSQGIQKDEKCKTNKVQLISPWQNQESTAENDLQLLKDESACDKGGIIASKHAAEEGKDSPCQNGIVLASSTEFPAVNVSPSSSKNPLSQRKHKENVLCDGISENILKDEDDSHESVESCNSTGMFSAGKRKWNFEKQMIVESKKVKQTHHESPHFGPLQRQDSSFMNWISNMIKGLSKSNSEDTPSLALTMKTHNCNQNSETSAGFQTIFKALYCPSSRVQDDRILTLDSQLGEGSRELDNSSSPSTGEDNGKCKQIVLSNDKFDQRISADGEGPSTLPNNPSENISSDQEKWGDGSAKNRNFCSMASNLKKNGVISVSSSPRSDPGSPSEGKENSKLGSVNHSNKAFNDVINRSDSLGNLWITRFSPKVSGLMMGSPKKRQQNLNSPSEGPNNHNKIISNAQNSVVSRKEKNVSESSSKPSMEDTADGRSTKTQNFVINTYGSFGFKRIKSGDLDKSKCKLKNIAKHSQRFKNSEALVSTLTWRLDALRNIILSGAGGSTSHATTICFFCGIKGHKLHDCTRITGSEIEEIYKKAHPFDGKEVSACLCIRCFQLDHWAISCPCSFSRKEYQSGGRKNSSENVDFHCQIAVTTSDGNKTRVDAEAKVGKNVNSITSGTMILDERILVEKDHEVSRKKTSKDFVMKGKQTASGSTDNVSKENQNAAFCNFVHRHIPAVPRGTFEAVKRLRLTRTDVLKWMKSPMPFACIDGFFLRLRLRKWDEGLGGTGYFVARINGKPGEGSLGSHKLSLSVDIAGFKCFIENRFVSNHDYTEDELMAWWCATLRGGGKMPPEEDLKMKFEEKKKFEF, from the exons ATGGATGATAACAAAGAGGAACCAGTGACAGATTTGGGACTTTCAATAGGTCCCGACAATCAAAGCACACACGTAGGATCAAATAACAATTGCAGTGCAGGTGCAAATGCAGGTTCTAGTGCAGATATGATCTTTGGGACTTCTACCCCGTTATCCGAACTAGTTTGGTCTCCACAGAAAGGGGTGAGTCTTAAATCTGCTGATTGTAGCTTACCCGAGAAAAACTTTTCCTTTTTGTGTGGTGTCGCATCAAATACTCTGGTACATTCACCAACTCAAAGTATCACGGCCAAGGAAGCTAAAGAATATACAAATGTAGATGAAGAAATCTTGGCTTCATGGCAAATGGAACCCCATTTGCGTTGTAAACTTTCTGAAGCAAACCTAGTCAGGTCTCCAAGAAGCACCACAG CAGGATCAAGTGGTGGCTTAGAAGAGATGACCAGTAAAATGAAATTTACATTTTCAAATACAGATGCAGAAGGTGTTCATTCAGGAAAAGAGGAAGTGGATATGTTTCATCAAACTGAAAGAGCTCCTATGCCAG ATCCTGGCACTGACATGAGGGGTTCCTCCACATCAAAATCAGATCAGATAAAGTTCTATTTGGCGCGAGTAGAACCAGCAGACAGGAATTTGAACTTAGGAGCTAAGTCTACTCCTACTGAAATCAACAAAGCTATTCGTAGTGGAAATAGTCATGCATCTGACATGCAAGGGTCATTCTCTCCCGACGTTGCTATTCTAAAACAATCCAAAGTTACTGATACTCAGAACCCACTTGTAATATCCCATGCAAGTGAGGAAGAGAGATTAGAATTATCTCAGGGTATTCAAAAAGATGAGAAATGTAAAACAAACAAAGTTCAACTTATCTCTCCTTGGCAGAATCAGGAATCAACCGCTGAAAATGATTTACAACTTCTCAAAGATGAAAGCGCTTGTGACAAGGGGGGTATCATAGCATCAAAACATGCTGCTGAAGAAGGTAAAGACTCTCCCTGCCAGAACGGTATAGTACTTGCTTCATCGACGGAGTTTCCAGCAGTCAATGTCTCCCCAAGTAGTAGCAAAAATCCGTTATCTCAGAGAAAACATAAAGAAAATGTTTTGTGTGACGGAATCAGTGAAAATATTCTAAAAGACGAGGATGATAGCCATGAGAGTGTTGAAAGTTGCAATAGCACCGGGATGTTTTCAGCTGGGAAGAGAAAATGGAACTTTGAAAAGCAAATGATTGTAGAGAGCAAGAAAGTGAAGCAGACACACCATGAAAGTCCTCATTTTGGACCTTTACAACGACAGGACAGCTCCTTCATGAATTGGATATCAAACATGATCAAAGGATTATCAAAATCTAATTCAGAAGATACGCCTTCATTAGCTCTAACTATGAAAACTCATAATTGTAATCAAAATAGTGAAACAAGTGCTGgttttcaaacaattttcaaggcATTGTATTGTCCTAGCTCAAGGGTTCAGGATGACAGAATATTAACTCTTGATAGTCAGCTAGGAGAAGGCTCAAGGGAACTTGACAACAGTAGCAGTCCTTCGACTGGGGAAGACAATGGCAAGTGTAAGCAAATCGTTTTATCAAATGACAAGTTCGATCAGAGAATATCTGCTGACGGGGAAGGTCCTTCGACTCTGCCAAATAATCCTTCTGAGAATATAAGTTCTGATCAGGAAAAATGGGGAGATGGAAGTGCCAAAAACAGAAATTTCTGTAGCATGGCATCTAATCTCAAGAAAAATGGAGTAATCTCGGTAAGTTCCTCTCCGCGTAGTGATCCTGGCTCTCCATCTGAAGGGAAAGAAAACAGTAAACTTGGCTCTGTTAATCATTCAAACAAGGCATTCAACGATGTGATCAATAGAAGTGATTCTCTTGGGAACTTATGGATAACAAGATTTTCTCCAAAAGTTTCTGGCCTCATGATGGGTTCGCCTAAGAAACGTCAACAGAATCTAAATTCACCTTCTGAGGGTCCGAACAACCACAACAAGATTATTTCCAATGCTCAAAATTCTGTAGTTTCACGGAAGGAGAAGAATGTTTCGGAGAGTAGTTCTAAGCCTTCTATGGAGGACACAGCTGATGGTAGAAGtacaaaaactcaaaattttgtGATAAATACTTATGGATCCTTTGGTTTTAAGAGAATTAAAAGTGGTGATCTGGATAAATCCAAATGTAAGCTAAAAAATATAGCCAAACATtctcaaagattcaaaaattcaGAGGCATTGGTTTCTACCTTGACTTGGAGACTGGATGCTTTAAGAAACATCATTCTGTCAGGAGCAGGTGGTAGTACAAGCCATGCAACCACAATTTGTTTCTTTTGTGGCATAAAAGGTCACAAGTTACATGACTGCACGAGAATAACTGGATCCGAGATTGAAGAGATTTACAAAAAAGCACATCCATTTGACGGGAAAGAAGTATCGGCTTGCTTGTGCATTCGCTGTTTTCAGCTAGATCATTGGGCCATTTCATGTCCATGCTCTTTCTCCAGAAAAGAATACCAATCTGGTGGCAGGAAAAATTCATCTGAAAATGTTGATTTTCATTGCCAGATTGCAGTTACAACTTCTGATGGGAATAAAACGAGGGTAGATGCTGAAGCCAAAGTGGGTAAAAATGTCAACTCAATAACGAGCGGAACAATGATACTTGATGAAAGGATCTTGGTTGAGAAGGATCatgaagtgtcaaggaagaaaaCTTCCAAAGATTTCGTAATGAAAGGGAAGCAGACTGCTTCGGGTTCTACAGATAATgtatcaaaagaaaatcaaaacgcAGCTTTTTGCAACTTTGTCCATCGACACATTCCTGCCGTGCCAAGAGGAACCTTTGAAGCTGTAAAAAGGCTTCGTTTAACTCGCACTGACGTGCTCAA ATGGATGAAATCACCAATGCCATTTGCTTGTATCGACGGTTTTTTTTTACGGCTGCGACTACGGAAGTGGGACGAAGGACTAGGGGGCACAGGTTATTTCGTAGCACGCATTAATG GAAAACCAGGAGAGGGATCACTGGGTAGTCACAAACTTTCCCTTTCAGTGGACATAGCTGGTTTCAAATGCTTTATTGAAAATCGTTTTGTCTCAAACCACGACTACACAGAG GATGAACTCATGGCATGGTGGTGTGCAACCTTACGAGGTGGCGGAAAGATGCCACCAGAAGAAGATCTGAAAATGAaatttgaagagaaaaagaagtTTGAATTTTAG
- the LOC113318404 gene encoding uncharacterized protein LOC113318404 isoform X2, with translation MGSTTTLQLKACTPKVQEGGIALDLVRLSGFHTEQVVLQNSMDDNKEEPVTDLGLSIGPDNQSTHVGSNNNCSAGANAGSSADMIFGTSTPLSELVWSPQKGVSLKSADCSLPEKNFSFLCGVASNTLVHSPTQSITAKEAKEYTNVDEEILASWQMEPHLRCKLSEANLVRSPRSTTGSSGGLEEMTSKMKFTFSNTDAEGVHSGKEEVDMFHQTERAPMPDPGTDMRGSSTSKSDQIKFYLARVEPADRNLNLGAKSTPTEINKAIRSGNSHASDMQGSFSPDVAILKQSKVTDTQNPLVISHASEEERLELSQGIQKDEKCKTNKVQLISPWQNQESTAENDLQLLKDESACDKGGIIASKHAAEEGKDSPCQNGIVLASSTEFPAVNVSPSSSKNPLSQRKHKENVLCDGISENILKDEDDSHESVESCNSTGMFSAGKRKWNFEKQMIVESKKVKQTHHESPHFGPLQRQDSSFMNWISNMIKGLSKSNSEDTPSLALTMKTHNCNQNSETSAGFQTIFKALYCPSSRVQDDRILTLDSQLGEGSRELDNSSSPSTGEDNGKCKQIVLSNDKFDQRISADGEGPSTLPNNPSENISSDQEKWGDGSAKNRNFCSMASNLKKNGVISVSSSPRSDPGSPSEGKENSKLGSVNHSNKAFNDVINRSDSLGNLWITRFSPKVSGLMMGSPKKRQQNLNSPSEGPNNHNKIISNAQNSVVSRKEKNVSESSSKPSMEDTADGRSTKTQNFVINTYGSFGFKRIKSGDLDKSKCKLKNIAKHSQRFKNSEALVSTLTWRLDALRNIILSGAGGSTSHATTICFFCGIKGHKLHDCTRITGSEIEEIYKKAHPFDGKEVSACLCIRCFQLDHWAISCPCSFSRKEYQSGGRKNSSENVDFHCQIAVTTSDGNKTRVDAEAKVGKNVNSITSGTMILDERILVEKDHEVSRKKTSKDFVMKGKQTASGSTDNVSKENQNAAFCNFVHRHIPAVPRGTFEAVKRLRLTRTDVLKWMKSPMPFACIDGFFLRLRLRKWDEGLGGTGYFVARINGKPGEGSLGSHKLSLSVDIAGFKCFIENRFVSNHDYTEDELMAWWCATLRGGGKMPPEEDLKMKFEEKKKFEF, from the exons ATGGGCTCAACTACGACTCTGCAAT TAAAAGCATGTACTCCCAAAGTCCAGGAGGGGGGGATTGCCTTAGACTTGGTCCGACTCTCAGGATTCCACACTGAGCAAGTTGTCCTACAGAATAGCATGGATGATAACAAAGAGGAACCAGTGACAGATTTGGGACTTTCAATAGGTCCCGACAATCAAAGCACACACGTAGGATCAAATAACAATTGCAGTGCAGGTGCAAATGCAGGTTCTAGTGCAGATATGATCTTTGGGACTTCTACCCCGTTATCCGAACTAGTTTGGTCTCCACAGAAAGGGGTGAGTCTTAAATCTGCTGATTGTAGCTTACCCGAGAAAAACTTTTCCTTTTTGTGTGGTGTCGCATCAAATACTCTGGTACATTCACCAACTCAAAGTATCACGGCCAAGGAAGCTAAAGAATATACAAATGTAGATGAAGAAATCTTGGCTTCATGGCAAATGGAACCCCATTTGCGTTGTAAACTTTCTGAAGCAAACCTAGTCAGGTCTCCAAGAAGCACCACAG GATCAAGTGGTGGCTTAGAAGAGATGACCAGTAAAATGAAATTTACATTTTCAAATACAGATGCAGAAGGTGTTCATTCAGGAAAAGAGGAAGTGGATATGTTTCATCAAACTGAAAGAGCTCCTATGCCAG ATCCTGGCACTGACATGAGGGGTTCCTCCACATCAAAATCAGATCAGATAAAGTTCTATTTGGCGCGAGTAGAACCAGCAGACAGGAATTTGAACTTAGGAGCTAAGTCTACTCCTACTGAAATCAACAAAGCTATTCGTAGTGGAAATAGTCATGCATCTGACATGCAAGGGTCATTCTCTCCCGACGTTGCTATTCTAAAACAATCCAAAGTTACTGATACTCAGAACCCACTTGTAATATCCCATGCAAGTGAGGAAGAGAGATTAGAATTATCTCAGGGTATTCAAAAAGATGAGAAATGTAAAACAAACAAAGTTCAACTTATCTCTCCTTGGCAGAATCAGGAATCAACCGCTGAAAATGATTTACAACTTCTCAAAGATGAAAGCGCTTGTGACAAGGGGGGTATCATAGCATCAAAACATGCTGCTGAAGAAGGTAAAGACTCTCCCTGCCAGAACGGTATAGTACTTGCTTCATCGACGGAGTTTCCAGCAGTCAATGTCTCCCCAAGTAGTAGCAAAAATCCGTTATCTCAGAGAAAACATAAAGAAAATGTTTTGTGTGACGGAATCAGTGAAAATATTCTAAAAGACGAGGATGATAGCCATGAGAGTGTTGAAAGTTGCAATAGCACCGGGATGTTTTCAGCTGGGAAGAGAAAATGGAACTTTGAAAAGCAAATGATTGTAGAGAGCAAGAAAGTGAAGCAGACACACCATGAAAGTCCTCATTTTGGACCTTTACAACGACAGGACAGCTCCTTCATGAATTGGATATCAAACATGATCAAAGGATTATCAAAATCTAATTCAGAAGATACGCCTTCATTAGCTCTAACTATGAAAACTCATAATTGTAATCAAAATAGTGAAACAAGTGCTGgttttcaaacaattttcaaggcATTGTATTGTCCTAGCTCAAGGGTTCAGGATGACAGAATATTAACTCTTGATAGTCAGCTAGGAGAAGGCTCAAGGGAACTTGACAACAGTAGCAGTCCTTCGACTGGGGAAGACAATGGCAAGTGTAAGCAAATCGTTTTATCAAATGACAAGTTCGATCAGAGAATATCTGCTGACGGGGAAGGTCCTTCGACTCTGCCAAATAATCCTTCTGAGAATATAAGTTCTGATCAGGAAAAATGGGGAGATGGAAGTGCCAAAAACAGAAATTTCTGTAGCATGGCATCTAATCTCAAGAAAAATGGAGTAATCTCGGTAAGTTCCTCTCCGCGTAGTGATCCTGGCTCTCCATCTGAAGGGAAAGAAAACAGTAAACTTGGCTCTGTTAATCATTCAAACAAGGCATTCAACGATGTGATCAATAGAAGTGATTCTCTTGGGAACTTATGGATAACAAGATTTTCTCCAAAAGTTTCTGGCCTCATGATGGGTTCGCCTAAGAAACGTCAACAGAATCTAAATTCACCTTCTGAGGGTCCGAACAACCACAACAAGATTATTTCCAATGCTCAAAATTCTGTAGTTTCACGGAAGGAGAAGAATGTTTCGGAGAGTAGTTCTAAGCCTTCTATGGAGGACACAGCTGATGGTAGAAGtacaaaaactcaaaattttgtGATAAATACTTATGGATCCTTTGGTTTTAAGAGAATTAAAAGTGGTGATCTGGATAAATCCAAATGTAAGCTAAAAAATATAGCCAAACATtctcaaagattcaaaaattcaGAGGCATTGGTTTCTACCTTGACTTGGAGACTGGATGCTTTAAGAAACATCATTCTGTCAGGAGCAGGTGGTAGTACAAGCCATGCAACCACAATTTGTTTCTTTTGTGGCATAAAAGGTCACAAGTTACATGACTGCACGAGAATAACTGGATCCGAGATTGAAGAGATTTACAAAAAAGCACATCCATTTGACGGGAAAGAAGTATCGGCTTGCTTGTGCATTCGCTGTTTTCAGCTAGATCATTGGGCCATTTCATGTCCATGCTCTTTCTCCAGAAAAGAATACCAATCTGGTGGCAGGAAAAATTCATCTGAAAATGTTGATTTTCATTGCCAGATTGCAGTTACAACTTCTGATGGGAATAAAACGAGGGTAGATGCTGAAGCCAAAGTGGGTAAAAATGTCAACTCAATAACGAGCGGAACAATGATACTTGATGAAAGGATCTTGGTTGAGAAGGATCatgaagtgtcaaggaagaaaaCTTCCAAAGATTTCGTAATGAAAGGGAAGCAGACTGCTTCGGGTTCTACAGATAATgtatcaaaagaaaatcaaaacgcAGCTTTTTGCAACTTTGTCCATCGACACATTCCTGCCGTGCCAAGAGGAACCTTTGAAGCTGTAAAAAGGCTTCGTTTAACTCGCACTGACGTGCTCAA ATGGATGAAATCACCAATGCCATTTGCTTGTATCGACGGTTTTTTTTTACGGCTGCGACTACGGAAGTGGGACGAAGGACTAGGGGGCACAGGTTATTTCGTAGCACGCATTAATG GAAAACCAGGAGAGGGATCACTGGGTAGTCACAAACTTTCCCTTTCAGTGGACATAGCTGGTTTCAAATGCTTTATTGAAAATCGTTTTGTCTCAAACCACGACTACACAGAG GATGAACTCATGGCATGGTGGTGTGCAACCTTACGAGGTGGCGGAAAGATGCCACCAGAAGAAGATCTGAAAATGAaatttgaagagaaaaagaagtTTGAATTTTAG